The Spirochaeta lutea genome includes the window GATTCCCAACTCAAAGTGGTTGGTCGTTTCTTCCCCCTCGGGAACCCCCATGAACAGGAACTTAAACAGGTCTTCCGGGGGACCGTACTGGAAATCCTCCGCCGTATAATCCAGGGTAAAGAGGCCGCGGTTGTAGTACTTCACATTGGCACCCAAGGCCACCGGGCCCAAATTGAACCCCAGGCCGCCGACTACCCCGAGCTTCCGGACCACCGAAACACCCAGGGGGGTTTCAGGACCGGAGTAGGTGTCTTCGGTCAGGAAGTCCATGGAGAACTCGCTGATGGTAGAAACACCGAAACCCTTCTCGGCGTAGGTTACCCGGGGAATCATGGTCAGGTAGCTGGTACCCTGGGCGAAGTTGTAAAACTCGTAGGTCTCCTGGTAGGTCATGTAATCCTGGATTGCCTGCTTTTTACTTTCCGGGTCCTCGGGATCATAGGGAAAACCGTAATCTGCAGGGTCGAAGGGAACAGTGGCATTCAGAAAATCGTCCCAATAGACGTACTCCATGGGGGCGTCGGGATTCCAGGAACTGTAATCCTCGTAGACATAGGGCAAATCACCCTGGTCCGAGAGCACCCGCTTGGTCAATTCAAAATCAGCTCCGGCGCCGATGACCAGACTGGAATGGTCCAGGTAGCCCAGTCCCGCAGGGTTCAGGAACAGACTGTTCGCATCATCGGCCAACCCGGTGTAGGCCCCGGCCATACCCCGCACCCGGACATCCCCGGAGGTCTGACCCCAGAGAGGCAGGGCCAAGACCAGGGCGAGAACGACTACTACCGCGACCCGGAAGCCGGATTTCTTCGTATGTATCTGTAATTTCATCATGGTCATTTCTCCTTATTCCAGCACGTAGGCAGAGAGGTTATCCACAAAGAA containing:
- a CDS encoding PorV/PorQ family protein — protein: MMKLQIHTKKSGFRVAVVVVLALVLALPLWGQTSGDVRVRGMAGAYTGLADDANSLFLNPAGLGYLDHSSLVIGAGADFELTKRVLSDQGDLPYVYEDYSSWNPDAPMEYVYWDDFLNATVPFDPADYGFPYDPEDPESKKQAIQDYMTYQETYEFYNFAQGTSYLTMIPRVTYAEKGFGVSTISEFSMDFLTEDTYSGPETPLGVSVVRKLGVVGGLGFNLGPVALGANVKYYNRGLFTLDYTAEDFQYGPPEDLFKFLFMGVPEGEETTNHFELGIGALFTLGKLSAGAYLDNLLFFLDPEGTGVDAKGIFETLSVGVSWTPTNSKHDEDWNFLNLALAGDLKNIGSQTKRQLNAGIEVGFNIARVLTSHLRLGYTQNLPGTLGEAFGAFSPWEGEYTVGFGGRLLFGEINMAATFPADVVLMPPSGSLTDEEKKQLFTTMQVEVLFRL